Proteins co-encoded in one Columba livia isolate bColLiv1 breed racing homer chromosome 14, bColLiv1.pat.W.v2, whole genome shotgun sequence genomic window:
- the LECT2 gene encoding leukocyte cell-derived chemotaxin-2, producing the protein MKMHRVTAVILLIAISSATAAQWAKICSGQPANKIRGCDSQGCGRYNDPRGGRKHKGVDVVCEDGAVVFAPFTGTIDRQVRPYGNGNAIDNGVQLSGSGFCIKMFYIKPVKYSGPIKKGEKIGVLLPMQRVYRGITSHVHIQNCDLTDPTPNL; encoded by the exons ATGAAAATGCATAGAGTCACAGCAGTCATCCTCCTGATTGCCATCTCCAGTG cTACTGCAGCACAATGGGCAAAAATCTGCTCAGGCCAACCTGCAAACAAAATCAGAGGCTGCGACTCCCAGGGCTGCGGTAGATACAACGACCCCAG aggagggaggaagcacAAGGGGGTGGACGTGGTGTGCGAGGACGGCGCTGTGGTGTTCGCACCCTTCACGGGGACCATTGACAGGCAGGTCAGGCCCTACGGAAATGGCAACGCCATTGACAACGGAGTCCAGCTGTCGGGATCAG GATTCTGCATTAAGATGTTTTACATCAAACCAGTCAAGTACAGTGGCCCCATcaagaagggagagaaaatcGGCGTCCTGCTGCCCATGCAAAGGGTCTACCGAGGAATTACGTCCCATGTCCACATCCAGAACTGTGACTTAACAGATCCTACTCCCAACCTGTAA